Proteins encoded in a region of the Brevefilum fermentans genome:
- a CDS encoding F0F1 ATP synthase subunit alpha → MKACSIDLEEEELILSEEQQRSLSKELVESAKLVTSKEAFLESIRQRAEPENVNMFENIIQNIISNLAEKSGEIQPRVRFTTVGSVHRIGNGVATVSGLPDVSIDEIVTFPTGVEGMALNLDRKHVDLIMLGSDQGIRGGDLVQATGKRLQVPVGSQLLGRVVNPLGKPIDRDEIIEASEHRHLSKIAPGVVERTPVNESLFTGTKMIDTLFPIGRGQRELILGDRQTGKTTLAVDAILNQKHTGVRCVYVAIGQKKSSTLSVIETLREKDVMSNTIVVMSSSDDPPALRYLAPYAGMTMAEYFLDQGQDVLIVFDDLSKHADAYRELSLLLRRPPGREAYPGDIFYIHSRLLERACRLKQSNGGGSITALPIATTQNGNISAYITTNLISITDGQLVLDTDLFNQEQKPAIDIGRSVSRVGGAAQKPAMRRLVGNLKLELSQYKEVEHFTRFGTEVDETTRRQINKGQRILNILKQQPNKPYSYSMTIVVLYALNAGHFDQVPINDVENYENSLIDFFLHRENKLLIDIRKETHLSESITNELDHALSAFNQYWLEIGDENK, encoded by the coding sequence ATGAAAGCCTGCAGCATTGATCTTGAAGAGGAAGAATTGATACTCTCAGAAGAACAACAACGTTCACTTTCAAAAGAGCTCGTTGAAAGCGCTAAATTAGTCACCTCAAAGGAGGCGTTTTTAGAGTCTATCAGACAACGGGCAGAACCTGAAAATGTGAATATGTTCGAAAATATTATACAAAATATAATCAGCAACCTGGCTGAAAAATCCGGTGAAATACAGCCCCGGGTTCGCTTTACGACAGTAGGCTCGGTTCATCGCATCGGCAACGGTGTGGCCACAGTCTCAGGCTTACCCGATGTCAGTATTGATGAAATCGTCACTTTTCCAACGGGCGTCGAAGGAATGGCATTAAACCTTGACCGCAAACACGTTGATTTGATTATGCTGGGCAGCGATCAAGGAATTCGAGGGGGCGATCTGGTGCAGGCTACAGGTAAACGGTTACAGGTCCCCGTTGGCAGCCAGCTCTTGGGTCGCGTGGTTAATCCATTAGGTAAGCCGATCGATCGAGACGAAATCATCGAAGCTAGTGAGCACAGGCATTTATCGAAAATTGCCCCTGGGGTTGTCGAACGCACGCCTGTCAACGAATCCTTATTCACAGGCACCAAAATGATTGACACGCTTTTTCCGATTGGTCGCGGGCAACGCGAATTAATCCTTGGGGATCGCCAGACAGGAAAAACCACTTTGGCGGTGGATGCCATTTTGAACCAGAAACACACCGGTGTACGCTGCGTTTATGTTGCCATCGGTCAAAAGAAATCATCAACACTTTCTGTAATAGAAACATTACGAGAAAAAGATGTGATGTCAAACACAATTGTGGTCATGAGCAGCTCCGACGACCCGCCTGCTCTCAGGTACCTTGCGCCCTATGCAGGGATGACCATGGCTGAATACTTTTTAGACCAGGGACAGGATGTATTAATCGTATTTGATGATCTCAGTAAACACGCCGATGCCTACCGAGAGTTGAGTTTGTTGCTTCGACGGCCACCAGGACGCGAAGCCTATCCCGGGGATATTTTTTATATTCATTCAAGGTTGCTCGAACGTGCCTGCAGATTGAAACAGAGCAACGGCGGTGGTTCTATCACAGCATTGCCCATCGCAACAACTCAAAATGGCAACATCTCAGCCTACATCACCACAAACCTGATATCGATCACGGATGGTCAATTGGTGTTAGATACCGATTTGTTTAATCAGGAACAAAAACCTGCAATTGACATCGGACGTTCTGTCTCGCGGGTGGGTGGTGCAGCACAAAAGCCGGCCATGCGACGGCTTGTAGGCAACCTCAAATTGGAACTTTCCCAATATAAAGAGGTTGAACACTTTACCCGATTTGGCACCGAGGTCGATGAAACGACACGCCGACAAATAAATAAAGGGCAGCGTATCCTCAATATCCTCAAACAACAACCCAATAAGCCCTACTCGTATTCAATGACGATTGTCGTTTTGTACGCACTCAATGCAGGGCATTTCGATCAGGTCCCCATAAATGATGTTGAAAACTACGAAAATTCTTTAATCGATTTCTTCCTCCATCGAGAAAACAAATTGCTTATCGACATCAGAAAAGAAACGCACCTCAGTGAATCAATCACAAATGAGTTAGATCATGCCTTATCTGCTTTCAACCAGTACTGGCTTGAAATAGGAGATGAAAACAAATGA
- a CDS encoding MFS transporter, whose product MTNKVPTHIKVLYGVADAGIAMLTAIVQFFLLFYYTDIALLDPALVGSALMLGKLTWDAVNDLLFGYISDRTRSRWGRRRPYLLFLAIPLALTTWLMFSLPPGLTGVAAFLIVLTTYLLFDTLHSFIGVAYSALTPELTQDYDERTALTTVRQIFTVAGYIIGAALATVVADVYKNNFGFSNSASYSAMGLTFGIFAAIVILITGFSVKEKPAEEIETSKMPPIKSFVETLKNKPFVRLMLSFLVSNISFTLLTTLLPYYLKYVVKMEEQMPIVMMTLLLTIGLCLYPMKMIADRLGKGKAYALGLGITSVAILAGFFYPAHPTPLVYVTAIVAGMGLSSQWVCPWSMMPDVIEIDQAVTGERREGVYYGMWQFTSKFANAFAIAAAGWMLSGFGYVPDIPQTELAIFGIRFLFTLIPVLMFILTMPLLIKYPITRESHTQLVEELRQNQELLH is encoded by the coding sequence ATGACAAACAAAGTCCCCACACATATCAAAGTGCTTTATGGTGTTGCTGATGCCGGTATTGCAATGCTCACCGCGATCGTTCAGTTTTTCTTGCTTTTTTACTATACAGACATTGCCCTGCTCGACCCGGCTTTGGTGGGGTCAGCATTGATGTTGGGCAAACTGACCTGGGATGCTGTTAATGACCTCTTATTTGGTTACATTTCAGACCGGACCCGCTCACGTTGGGGACGCAGGAGACCTTACCTGCTTTTCTTGGCTATTCCGCTTGCCCTCACGACCTGGCTCATGTTCTCACTTCCGCCCGGGTTGACAGGCGTTGCAGCATTTCTAATCGTATTAACCACTTATTTGCTTTTCGATACTCTGCATTCCTTTATTGGCGTTGCCTACTCAGCACTTACGCCAGAACTGACCCAGGATTATGACGAGCGTACAGCCCTCACGACAGTTCGACAAATCTTTACAGTGGCTGGATATATCATCGGGGCAGCTCTGGCCACCGTTGTCGCAGATGTATATAAAAACAACTTTGGATTCAGCAATTCGGCCAGTTACAGTGCCATGGGGCTCACATTTGGAATTTTTGCTGCCATCGTAATTCTGATCACTGGTTTTTCTGTTAAAGAAAAACCGGCAGAGGAGATCGAAACATCAAAAATGCCGCCGATTAAATCGTTTGTTGAAACGCTGAAAAACAAACCATTCGTTCGCTTGATGCTCTCATTTTTGGTCTCAAACATCAGTTTCACCCTGCTCACAACACTTCTTCCCTACTACCTTAAATATGTGGTGAAGATGGAGGAGCAAATGCCCATTGTTATGATGACACTGCTGCTGACGATTGGACTCTGCCTCTACCCAATGAAGATGATTGCTGATCGCTTGGGCAAAGGCAAAGCCTACGCACTGGGACTCGGCATAACCTCCGTTGCGATATTGGCAGGGTTTTTCTACCCGGCGCACCCGACTCCCCTTGTTTACGTTACTGCGATTGTGGCCGGTATGGGCCTGTCTTCACAATGGGTGTGTCCCTGGAGCATGATGCCGGATGTCATTGAAATCGACCAGGCAGTCACCGGAGAACGTCGGGAAGGCGTTTACTATGGGATGTGGCAGTTTACATCAAAATTTGCTAACGCTTTCGCGATTGCTGCCGCCGGATGGATGTTATCGGGCTTTGGTTACGTACCTGATATACCACAAACGGAACTGGCAATTTTTGGAATTCGCTTCCTCTTTACTTTAATTCCGGTATTGATGTTCATCCTTACCATGCCCTTGTTAATCAAATACCCAATTACTCGCGAATCACACACACAATTGGTCGAAGAGTTACGCCAAAATCAGGAGTTGCTACATTAG
- a CDS encoding ABC transporter ATP-binding protein has product MASVTYQNVWKKFGDVVALQDLNLEIEDKEFLVLVGPSGCGKTTALRCLAGLEEITEGSVFIGETKVNDVAPKDRDIAMVFQSYALYPHMTVFDNMAFGLKLRKVPKQEIKKLVEEAAEILGIEGLLNRKPRELSGGQRQRVAVGRAIVRQPKVFLFDEPLSNLDAKLRVQTRAQISKLHQRLQTTFIYVTHDQVEAMTMANRIAVMNHGVLQQLDSPQKLYDYPDNMFVAGFIGSPSMNFFKGKIVREDDALYVDLDSFKIRIPDERRAPYESIVDHEIVFGIRPEDIHNPDFAPPSIIAEPVEAKVDVTELMGNEIFLYLVNGEHNFVARVDPRTRVEMGDNLKVVFNMQNMHIFDSMANPDNPVAVR; this is encoded by the coding sequence ATGGCAAGTGTAACGTATCAAAATGTGTGGAAGAAGTTTGGTGATGTGGTCGCTCTTCAAGACCTGAACTTAGAAATCGAAGACAAAGAGTTTCTTGTCCTGGTTGGGCCCTCAGGGTGCGGGAAGACAACAGCATTGCGCTGTTTGGCTGGGCTTGAAGAGATCACCGAAGGCAGTGTATTTATTGGAGAAACTAAGGTAAATGATGTGGCGCCAAAGGACCGTGACATTGCCATGGTCTTTCAGAGCTATGCCCTCTATCCCCACATGACCGTATTTGACAATATGGCCTTCGGGCTCAAACTTAGGAAAGTGCCAAAGCAAGAGATTAAAAAATTGGTGGAAGAAGCCGCTGAGATTTTAGGTATTGAGGGACTTCTAAACCGAAAGCCCAGGGAGCTCTCGGGTGGTCAACGGCAACGTGTTGCTGTTGGTCGGGCGATTGTTCGCCAACCAAAAGTGTTCCTCTTTGACGAACCACTTTCAAACCTTGATGCTAAACTGCGTGTGCAAACACGTGCCCAAATCAGCAAGCTGCATCAAAGATTGCAGACAACATTTATCTATGTGACCCACGATCAGGTGGAAGCTATGACCATGGCCAATCGCATTGCAGTGATGAACCACGGTGTTCTTCAGCAATTGGATTCACCTCAAAAGCTGTATGATTATCCCGATAATATGTTTGTAGCCGGTTTCATTGGCTCACCATCAATGAATTTCTTTAAGGGCAAAATCGTTCGTGAGGACGATGCCCTGTACGTTGACCTGGATAGTTTTAAAATCAGAATTCCTGATGAACGACGTGCCCCTTATGAGTCAATTGTCGATCATGAAATCGTCTTCGGTATTCGCCCTGAAGACATTCACAACCCCGATTTTGCACCACCTTCAATTATTGCAGAACCGGTTGAAGCAAAGGTTGATGTCACCGAATTGATGGGCAATGAAATCTTCCTCTACCTGGTCAATGGTGAGCATAATTTTGTTGCCAGGGTTGACCCTCGCACACGCGTCGAGATGGGAGATAATCTGAAGGTCGTATTTAATATGCAAAATATGCACATTTTCGATTCCATGGCAAATCCAGACAACCCTGTTGCAGTTCGATAG
- a CDS encoding ribulokinase — MSGKKKFTIGVDFGNQAAQAVLVDVSNGKIIASSVYKYPHGVITDQLPNSHVVLDPDWALQDPKDYINALKRNIPKLIADSQISPDQVIGIGVSFPGSTVIPTTSDGTPLALLDEYKDEPHAWPKHWTHAAASDEAIQLIKIATDRFETFLDRYGGNISPEWFFPKVWQIFNESSSVYSAAERLIEASDWMVWQLTGIETRNICAAGFKALWSKSEGFPLETFFSAMHPSMRDIVEEKMKHEITPLGEQVGELTETAAKWLKLNPGIPVATGILSDHAAVPAATVAEPGKTALILGNHFSHMVLSKKEHRVPGMCGMVEGGIVPDLIAYQAGQANSGDHFNWFLENGIPGNYEKEARKQKISLLSLIEEKAAALEPAESGLIALDWWNGNCSILADNALTGVILGYSLKTKPEEVYRALLEATAFGTRKIFESFIASGVPINQVVVTGGDLVNNNLLLNIIANVTNIEIRVAETRFPSALGSAMYAAVAAGESRGGYKSIQEASQKMARLRNKSYLPNNNDKKTYNRLYSEYTLLHDYFGYGHNNAMKRLKNLRDTILEKKRS, encoded by the coding sequence GTGAGCGGGAAGAAAAAATTCACCATTGGTGTTGATTTTGGTAATCAAGCTGCACAGGCTGTACTGGTTGATGTCAGCAATGGAAAAATCATTGCTTCATCTGTCTACAAATATCCACATGGTGTGATCACCGATCAACTCCCCAACAGTCATGTTGTACTGGATCCAGATTGGGCTCTTCAAGATCCAAAAGACTATATTAATGCTCTTAAGCGAAACATCCCGAAATTAATCGCAGACAGCCAAATCTCGCCTGATCAAGTCATCGGGATCGGGGTTAGTTTTCCAGGATCAACCGTTATTCCCACTACGAGTGACGGGACGCCTCTTGCATTACTCGACGAGTATAAAGATGAGCCGCATGCCTGGCCGAAACACTGGACGCATGCTGCCGCCTCTGATGAGGCAATCCAACTCATAAAAATCGCAACCGACCGATTTGAAACCTTTCTTGACCGTTACGGTGGAAATATCAGCCCCGAATGGTTTTTCCCAAAGGTCTGGCAGATTTTCAATGAATCATCATCCGTTTATTCTGCAGCTGAACGATTGATTGAAGCCTCCGATTGGATGGTCTGGCAATTGACTGGGATAGAAACACGAAATATATGCGCAGCAGGTTTCAAGGCGCTCTGGTCAAAAAGCGAGGGATTCCCCTTAGAGACTTTTTTCAGCGCGATGCATCCCAGCATGCGAGACATCGTTGAAGAAAAAATGAAACACGAAATCACGCCTTTAGGTGAGCAAGTCGGAGAACTGACGGAGACAGCCGCAAAATGGTTAAAACTCAATCCGGGCATACCGGTAGCGACGGGAATCCTGAGCGACCATGCCGCAGTGCCTGCTGCCACTGTTGCTGAGCCAGGAAAAACGGCATTAATCCTCGGCAACCATTTTTCCCATATGGTCCTTTCAAAAAAGGAACACCGAGTTCCTGGTATGTGCGGGATGGTAGAGGGTGGTATTGTGCCAGATTTGATTGCCTATCAAGCCGGGCAGGCAAATAGCGGGGACCATTTCAACTGGTTTCTGGAAAATGGAATCCCTGGTAATTATGAAAAAGAAGCCCGTAAACAGAAGATAAGCCTTCTTTCGTTGATAGAAGAAAAAGCTGCAGCCCTTGAACCCGCTGAATCTGGACTGATTGCTTTGGATTGGTGGAATGGCAATTGTAGTATTCTTGCTGATAATGCATTAACCGGAGTGATCCTGGGTTACTCATTGAAGACAAAACCGGAAGAAGTTTACAGGGCGCTGTTGGAAGCTACGGCTTTTGGTACAAGAAAGATATTTGAATCCTTCATCGCCAGTGGAGTCCCGATTAATCAAGTTGTTGTCACCGGTGGTGATCTTGTGAACAATAACCTGTTGCTAAACATTATTGCCAATGTGACCAATATCGAAATTCGAGTTGCTGAAACCCGCTTTCCGTCAGCCCTGGGTTCGGCCATGTATGCAGCCGTAGCAGCAGGTGAAAGCCGGGGAGGCTACAAATCAATTCAAGAAGCTAGCCAGAAAATGGCGCGCTTGAGAAATAAGAGCTACCTACCCAATAATAATGACAAGAAAACCTATAACAGGTTGTATTCAGAATACACTTTATTGCATGATTATTTTGGCTACGGGCACAATAATGCTATGAAACGATTGAAAAATTTGAGAGACACCATACTTGAGAAAAAAAGGAGTTGA
- a CDS encoding DUF998 domain-containing protein: MNNPSIFIFSGIAGSIFVILGTLISAFAYRGKQGETYSPLNHFISELGEIGVSHLAWVFNTGLILCGIILIPACISLGMILPGFLSKLGMFSGVIAAVGLALVGFNLMNKLKPHGKAAVTFFRGGLIMVLSFSLAIAFQPTNRLVIPRMYSLAGLPAILSFGGFLLLMGRSSRLETRGPLQPITDDRPKFWLMPTVEWSIFFTIVLWFLLIAVSLQ; the protein is encoded by the coding sequence ATGAATAACCCTTCCATATTCATTTTCTCTGGAATCGCAGGATCAATTTTTGTGATCCTTGGAACGCTGATCAGTGCCTTTGCTTATCGGGGCAAGCAAGGCGAGACCTACTCACCCCTGAACCATTTCATCTCGGAACTGGGAGAGATAGGCGTCTCGCACTTGGCCTGGGTATTCAACACAGGATTAATCTTGTGTGGAATTATTTTAATTCCGGCATGTATTTCGCTTGGTATGATCCTCCCTGGTTTCTTATCAAAGCTCGGGATGTTCTCCGGGGTGATCGCTGCAGTAGGATTGGCTCTGGTGGGTTTCAATCTCATGAACAAACTGAAGCCGCATGGAAAAGCTGCAGTAACTTTTTTTCGCGGTGGTTTAATAATGGTGTTATCCTTTTCGCTGGCAATCGCCTTTCAACCTACAAATCGCCTGGTGATCCCACGCATGTACAGCCTGGCGGGTTTACCCGCAATCCTATCTTTTGGTGGATTTCTGTTATTAATGGGCAGATCCAGTCGTTTAGAGACTCGTGGTCCGCTACAACCGATAACAGATGATCGACCAAAATTCTGGTTGATGCCCACAGTGGAGTGGTCTATCTTTTTTACGATTGTGTTGTGGTTCTTGCTGATTGCTGTAAGTCTTCAATGA
- a CDS encoding cyclic-di-AMP receptor produces the protein MKMVMVVVPANASEKLLDALVNAGHTATYTETRGGMLRQSQYSLFIVVQNEQLEEVIGVIKDNCHIQVEMKTQHSKDQTSLEKQALTAEIGGAVAFVWDIEKFESFS, from the coding sequence ATGAAAATGGTGATGGTTGTCGTCCCGGCGAATGCCTCGGAGAAATTGCTTGATGCGTTGGTGAATGCTGGCCACACAGCCACATATACTGAAACACGCGGTGGGATGTTGAGGCAAAGTCAGTATTCGCTTTTCATTGTGGTACAAAATGAACAACTGGAGGAAGTCATAGGCGTTATCAAGGATAACTGCCACATCCAAGTAGAAATGAAAACCCAACACTCTAAGGATCAAACTTCACTCGAAAAACAAGCACTAACTGCTGAAATTGGCGGTGCAGTTGCCTTTGTTTGGGATATCGAGAAATTTGAATCCTTTTCCTAA
- a CDS encoding F0F1 ATP synthase subunit gamma, whose translation MTQSFESAKSRLENIKTIEPLLSALRTMSMGVWQMANRKIASLSNYEDDLDQILIEILPKFAQKPVRAQTVQEIPKANSDTIILIIGSERGLCGKFNAGLVENTLKFIDQNQFSSYQIWVMGSRLRLEFERREITIAWRKELPASGLFTYHEAYMITQDWLDQFEAYAFDRFIVLNNHLVSGSLYQFETHNLLPFEFERNSEINPGDSRRWPPVIIETDPKGIYNQVIQHFIAASFYKLLLRSAVAEHSARYHLLQEASENAEDIIEDLIWVINAERKRKITQQMQELAVSAGLLKY comes from the coding sequence ATGACACAAAGTTTTGAGAGTGCAAAATCAAGGTTAGAAAATATTAAGACCATCGAGCCTTTATTAAGTGCCCTCAGAACCATGTCGATGGGGGTGTGGCAGATGGCGAACAGAAAAATTGCCAGTTTGTCCAACTATGAGGATGATCTTGATCAAATTTTAATTGAGATACTTCCTAAATTTGCTCAGAAGCCCGTTAGGGCACAAACGGTCCAGGAAATTCCGAAAGCCAATTCCGATACAATCATTTTGATTATTGGGTCAGAGCGCGGTTTATGTGGAAAATTCAACGCTGGTTTAGTAGAAAACACCTTGAAATTCATTGATCAGAACCAGTTTTCTTCTTATCAGATTTGGGTAATGGGATCAAGGCTGCGGCTCGAATTTGAGCGCAGGGAAATAACGATTGCTTGGCGTAAGGAACTTCCCGCCAGCGGATTATTCACCTATCATGAAGCTTACATGATCACACAGGATTGGCTGGATCAGTTTGAAGCCTACGCCTTTGATCGCTTCATTGTATTAAATAATCATTTGGTTTCAGGTAGCTTGTATCAATTTGAAACACACAATTTGCTGCCCTTTGAATTCGAGCGGAATTCAGAAATTAACCCGGGCGATTCACGTCGTTGGCCTCCTGTAATTATTGAAACTGATCCAAAGGGAATCTATAATCAAGTTATTCAACACTTTATTGCCGCCAGCTTTTACAAATTATTGCTCAGGTCGGCTGTTGCTGAGCACTCTGCAAGGTATCACCTTTTGCAAGAAGCCAGTGAAAATGCTGAAGACATTATCGAAGATTTGATATGGGTAATTAATGCTGAAAGAAAGCGGAAAATTACCCAACAAATGCAGGAATTGGCTGTTAGTGCAGGTTTGCTTAAATATTAA
- a CDS encoding TIGR01906 family membrane protein encodes MKHKENLIKVLMCINSVAIFFMILTISIRVLITPAYARFAYRLPAFPDDSYGFTFEDRLHWSEPSIKYLVNNEGISYLEDLKFEDGNPIFNERELSHMKDVKSVVSGMRLAMAVLAIGILVSLQASIHSGKKQYFLKAMHFGGWLTIGLILAILLFIALSFDTIFSWFHQLFFESGTWQFYTSDTLIRLFPLRFWRDAFIFVALQSLLYAGILIFFTRNKPQTPGL; translated from the coding sequence TTGAAACATAAAGAGAACTTAATCAAAGTATTGATGTGTATTAATTCCGTAGCGATCTTTTTCATGATATTAACGATTTCGATCCGAGTATTAATCACCCCAGCTTACGCGCGATTTGCTTATCGTTTACCAGCCTTCCCTGATGACTCCTATGGCTTTACTTTTGAGGACAGGTTGCATTGGTCAGAACCATCGATCAAGTACCTCGTTAACAATGAGGGCATTTCATATTTGGAAGATCTTAAATTTGAGGATGGCAACCCTATCTTTAACGAACGTGAATTGAGCCATATGAAAGACGTAAAATCAGTGGTTTCAGGGATGCGTTTAGCCATGGCAGTTTTAGCGATAGGGATCCTGGTGAGTCTCCAGGCAAGTATTCATAGTGGTAAAAAGCAATATTTTCTCAAAGCCATGCATTTTGGCGGCTGGTTAACCATTGGATTGATCCTGGCGATTTTGTTATTTATAGCTCTGAGCTTTGATACCATTTTTTCCTGGTTTCATCAGTTATTTTTTGAGAGCGGCACCTGGCAGTTTTATACATCAGATACACTGATTCGATTGTTCCCTTTGCGCTTCTGGCGTGATGCGTTTATTTTTGTGGCTCTACAGAGCTTGTTGTACGCAGGTATTTTGATATTTTTCACACGAAACAAGCCACAAACCCCAGGTCTTTAA
- a CDS encoding DUF4332 domain-containing protein gives MAKLENIEGIGEVYAGKLREAGIKTIGMLLEVGSTPKGRQEIADKSGISRKRILTWVNHADLKRIKGVERQYSELLEASGVDTVVELATRNPENLHKKMLETNAEKRLVRRPPSLSMVTRWIEQAKTLPRAIFYD, from the coding sequence ATGGCTAAATTAGAGAACATCGAAGGAATTGGGGAAGTCTATGCTGGTAAACTGCGAGAAGCAGGCATTAAAACCATTGGTATGCTATTGGAAGTGGGTAGTACGCCTAAAGGTCGTCAAGAAATTGCTGATAAATCAGGCATCAGCCGTAAAAGAATTTTAACCTGGGTTAACCATGCCGACTTGAAACGGATCAAAGGTGTCGAGCGCCAGTATTCTGAGCTTCTTGAAGCATCTGGCGTGGATACCGTTGTAGAGCTGGCAACGCGGAATCCTGAGAACTTGCACAAGAAGATGCTCGAAACCAACGCCGAGAAACGGTTGGTCCGCCGCCCGCCATCATTGTCAATGGTCACAAGGTGGATTGAGCAGGCAAAAACTTTGCCGCGTGCAATATTCTATGATTAG
- a CDS encoding spermidine synthase, giving the protein MKKYFLYITVFFSGMTALAVELSASRLLGNVFGTSNLVWASIIGLILIYLTLGYWLGGKVADNHPHFNIFYDILLWASLAVGLVPMVSRPILKVTANAFDQFQMPILAGAFSTVMILFVLPVTLLGMISPFALKLLLKDAHDVGKTAGRLSAISTLGSFVGTFLPVIVLVPLIGTYRTFLFFSSCLMLIATIGYCVYVDFRSWLKYAWMPTILILLWVFGTRGADKATQNLIFEGESAYNYIQVIEEQEYRYLRLNDGQGMHSIYHPTQLNYYGPWSQVLVSPFFNKPPYGIDAVHKMAIVGLAAGTTARQAQEVYGDIAIDGFEIDPLIVDIGRNFFDMNQPSLNVFVQDGRWGLAHSQGDYDIISVDAYRPPYIPWHMTTLEFFQLVHDKLSTEGVMVINVGRSPVDRSLINDLGTTIKQIFPTVFVMDVPDSMNTILFATKQPGSWENFYENYNLLLGSDIQDLLLEAMAVTIMFQQPEPEATRVFTDDLAPIEWVTNKIVIDFFLEGNWEDLR; this is encoded by the coding sequence TTGAAAAAGTATTTCTTGTACATCACCGTTTTTTTCTCAGGAATGACTGCGCTAGCTGTGGAATTATCTGCTTCGCGCCTGTTAGGAAACGTGTTCGGAACCAGCAACCTGGTTTGGGCAAGTATTATTGGTTTGATCTTAATTTACCTCACGCTTGGTTATTGGCTGGGTGGAAAAGTTGCCGATAATCATCCGCACTTCAACATTTTTTACGACATTTTATTGTGGGCAAGTTTGGCTGTAGGTTTGGTGCCCATGGTTTCTCGCCCGATTTTAAAGGTGACTGCAAATGCCTTTGACCAGTTTCAAATGCCAATCCTGGCGGGTGCTTTTTCTACGGTGATGATCTTATTCGTGTTACCGGTGACCCTGTTGGGGATGATCTCTCCTTTTGCATTGAAACTATTACTGAAAGACGCTCACGATGTCGGCAAAACAGCCGGCCGGCTTTCAGCAATATCAACACTGGGCTCTTTTGTTGGCACTTTCTTGCCCGTGATTGTTTTAGTGCCCTTAATAGGCACCTATCGCACTTTTTTGTTTTTCAGCTCTTGTTTAATGCTTATTGCTACAATTGGATACTGCGTTTATGTTGATTTCAGGTCCTGGCTGAAATACGCATGGATGCCTACAATTTTAATCCTGTTATGGGTGTTTGGCACTCGGGGTGCAGATAAAGCAACACAGAATTTGATTTTTGAAGGTGAATCCGCATATAACTATATTCAAGTGATCGAAGAGCAAGAGTACCGGTATCTTCGCCTTAATGATGGACAGGGGATGCATTCAATTTATCACCCCACCCAATTAAATTATTATGGGCCCTGGTCTCAAGTCTTGGTAAGCCCATTTTTCAACAAACCCCCTTATGGAATTGATGCAGTCCATAAAATGGCGATTGTGGGCTTGGCAGCGGGCACAACAGCAAGGCAAGCCCAGGAAGTCTACGGTGATATCGCTATCGATGGTTTTGAAATCGACCCCTTGATTGTTGACATCGGTCGCAATTTTTTTGATATGAATCAACCCTCATTAAACGTATTTGTGCAGGACGGTCGTTGGGGATTAGCACACAGTCAGGGCGATTATGACATCATCAGCGTTGATGCTTATCGACCGCCATATATTCCCTGGCATATGACCACCCTGGAATTTTTCCAACTTGTTCATGATAAGCTTTCTACTGAAGGTGTGATGGTGATCAATGTTGGGCGAAGCCCTGTAGACAGGTCATTAATCAACGATCTTGGAACCACAATAAAACAAATTTTTCCGACCGTTTTTGTCATGGATGTTCCCGACTCAATGAATACCATTCTGTTTGCGACGAAACAACCAGGCAGTTGGGAAAATTTTTATGAAAACTACAATTTATTGCTCGGATCAGACATTCAAGACCTTTTGTTGGAGGCAATGGCAGTGACGATAATGTTCCAGCAGCCAGAGCCTGAAGCAACCCGGGTTTTCACTGACGATTTGGCACCAATAGAATGGGTAACCAATAAAATCGTGATTGATTTTTTCCTGGAGGGCAATTGGGAAGATTTACGTTGA